The DNA window CCTATTGAGACTTGAAATCTGAGATATTAAGAGAGTGAAAATCATAAGTCTGAGAGGCcacaaaatcaaatggtgtataacACTATTTACCATCACATGTACAATCACAGCATGTCAAAGCACCATCATTTCCACTCCTCGAATGTTCAAAAAATTTGCATGAGGAGTAAGTATCCACAGCCTCTTTCCTTTACCTTTCAAGTGCTGGTAATCATAGGACTCGATAAAGTCAGAAATAAGAACAGGAGGGACCCTTCGTGCTCCCTAGTAAACGCATTAGCTTACCTCCAAACTTGAGTTGTGAAAGGGCAACAGTATGATAGATGGGGGAGTCGTTTCTGCAGTGCCTAAACAAAACAAGCACACATTTGGCAGAACATGACCTCCAGAAATCAAACAGTTGATAGCGACAACACTATTACCTTGAGGGATGTGCATGAAAAGTTAGGCCTTGATGGGATATCTTATAGCCCTGGAAAATCTGCTTGGTTTTGGCTACTAATCAGAGTAGATAACTAGGATTTTGACTGATGTAGCTCATCAGTGTTGTTCGCTTGATAGAGTCTTTAAATATTTGTATAGACTAGAGACTACTTTAATGTTCAAGACCTGCTGCATCTTGTTATGATCTTGTCTTttaaatttaaagggaaaaaataaaaggatctTGGGGAGCTTTTTGTtaagtaaagattcaagaaaaaCCATGACAAATTTTATCCTACAAATTTGATTAGTCCTTTCATCAGTTTTGTGCTTTCATCattctgttattttctttttgaatcACTTCTTGTTGCTGTAATAATACTCCATTGCAAATGACAGAAAAATCTCAATGAACTTTcattcatatttctctctatttCTGCTACCCCTAAGATCTCTCAAATGCTTTTATTTCCAATTCTCTATTGGTCTTGCGGATAATCAATCTCAATGACTTCATTGCATCCATGCCACATTATCCATATCTGTTGTTTCTTGACTGAACAACATTCAGCTACATAAGGTATTTCAGAAAATCCAGTATGTGTTGGAAGGGTCTCTATTTTGTATGTTGCATATGCAATATGATTAACTTCATTAGTagatatttttgtcttttttatcttattatgcaAGTATGTAGCTAACTCCTAGCCATTTTACCTTCAgatgtttggatttttgtgATGCTCAAAATTCTCTCTAATGCCTCCTTCTCAAATTTGTACAGCAAAGGAAAATCCAGTAATCAATGATTCACCAGTGTACTTGAAGTGTGGAATGCCAAGCATCCCAAAAAAGGTCTCTCGTAGGCAGTCCGTTGATCTCAAGGAAGCAAGTGAGTTCCACTCCCCAACCACTTATCTTTACAAATGTGTGGATCTTAATTTTATTTACGACTATTAACATCCTTGAATCTTGATGTTTCACATGCGGAATAATTAATTTTGAATATATGAAACAGAAAATGTACCATCAAACCGTCAATTGGATACTGAATCACCAAAGAAGTATGCCATACACGTGCTTTGTTCAATTTTCTTGAACATCACACACAGGGAGACAATCTCTTCACTCAAGTGAATTCTTCATTCAACCTTGTATTTGTTCATAGCCCTTTGACTAAGGAGCGTGCATCAATACAAATTGAGTACTTCCTTTATTTAAGTGAGATCACTTCCGCACTCAATATATATGCATGCAACTGATGCAAGGGATTGTGTGATGTGTATGTTTGGTGGTTGCTCACATCTTTTAGTTTTCTACATCAGTATGTTTCACTGTGAAGCTGATATTGTTACTAACAGGGTTTTCTCCATTGTACCTGATAGTTTCCCATCTCCTAGTAACTACTCTTCCGATGGAAATGGTGATAAACTGGATTACTGGAGAACCGCTACTGAAAACCGTAAATATAAAAATACCTTGTTGGACGTCTTGTCACTTGATTCGTTTTTCCATTAGAGCCTTTACAGGGCTATGCGATTATCATGATTAATATTAACGTTAGGGGTTCATCTATTGGTTATCTTCTCTGTTCTCTTTCAGAGTTATCTATTCTTGATGTACTTGGTGATGATGGACCAAATAGCAATGCAGAAGAAAGTCCAATACGTGAAGCTCATGTTGCATTTTCTGTAGAAGGTATAATCTTGTTACTTTAGAAACCAAGTGCATTTAGCATCTCACGTGTTATCATATTACATTTACACTTCAATATACTCCACCAATACCTTGAGCTTAAGGTCAAATCTGTAACATCTGTTTGTATTACAAATCCCAAGTTGGGCAAAGGAGGGTTGATGCATCAGGTTGAAGCCGAtatcttaaaagaaaagaaagtggccCATCCCTTGCTCATATATTTTTTGCTTTGATGAGGGATGAGAATAATTTACTTGGTTTACTTGCCTTTCCTGTCTTCTAGCACTTAAACAATGTGTAGAATAGGCAATATTACACATGGTATACAATAGGGTTCAGCATATAGCCGTATACTCTCAACCATGGTGCAAATCCAAAACACCACATTGTGTGAATTTTCTTGCAATATGAAGGTttacatatgtatatatataggcTAAAATAAGGTTTCTCTGAAGTATCGAAGCCTAATATGCCCATTTGCCCACCGAAACGGCTAACTGAAACAGTCTGGTAAACTATTGACTGTTTCGGAAAAATTTCGCCACTTCCGGTGCATTTCGCTAATTTGGGTCTGACTGATATGGCCCTAAGTGAGATTTTGAACTTTGTACAAGGCTGGCATGACACCATGATGGTGGACTGTCCTCAGGCCTTGTACGCTGACCTGTCCTCAATTTGTTGGTATTACCCATGAGACATTTAGATCTCTCAACGTCCAAGATCTAATTTCATGTGCAAGGCACCAATTTTaagagaacctttttttttttttttttttgggttggcaTGGGAAGGAGCTTTTTCTGCCGTTACACAGAAACCGAACACATTTGTAATGATCTGGCCAATGCTTTTAGGTTTTTTAATCATCAATTGATGCAGCAATTTAATCTTAGTACTTATACAAGGCTGTCTTTGCCTTTGGCTAAATGGAGGACTTGGATATCATAGAGTAATCCAATGGCCCTAAATTGAGGGGAAGTATGGGTAATAATGTTTTATccatttataaatatttaatcCTATGACAGGTTTTAGATGGAACTGGCCGTTTAAGATTTAGGAAGTGCAACCCCCACAATAGAAGTTACTGCTTCTGAGATATACTACCCCAGGCggaatttttttgataaatcaaGAAAATTCTATAATAATAGTCAAAATTCTGTTCAGGCATTCTCATCTGAAACaccaaaatatgtaaaaatgatcaaaagattgacaCTCTAACAGTACATTGCTTGGTTGTAAATTTCATTTTGGCCACATATATGATCTTGGGACTGGAATGAGAATTTCAGATATTCCGgttatatcatttttttggtCTGccatttttggtgaaaattttaCAAAGAATGAAATTGGTCTAGTGGTTAAGTTATGAGTTTGTAAGGGGGAAGGGCCAGGTTTGAGTCTGCCTACATGCAGTTGTTATAGTGGATTTTGGTTATCCCATAATCTGTAAATGAAACTACCCTAGGAGCAATTTCAGTCCAAAAAGTAATTTTGGCAACATTACGAAACCATccgaaaaatatggaaaaaggcCAAAAGGGAGGGAATCCAAAATTAAAAGTTAGTGAAACATGAACTATACCAATATAGGGACCAAATCCAAATTTCAGCCAAAAAATATGCATCAACACGAAACTTATCgctttctcaaatctcttcaGAGAAATGCGTCTTTCATTAATCTACTGGTTACTTTTACATTCTCAAGTATCTTATACATTTAATCTATGTAATTCCAACTACTAGCAGTTTTATGAGGCTTCAACTGCCTTAGAAGATTATCATCatgaactttattttttctatataaATATGAATTCAAATTAGAGTTTCTCTTGCCTACAGGTTTAGGTATAGTGGGGATGGAAACACCAGTTTGTTCGCCAAGACCATCTGGCCGGTAATTGCTATTTTTTGGATGTGGATATTTGAAACATTCATCTTTAGAGCGTGTAGCGAAGACCCTAGATTCTTATACTTGAGAAGCAAGTTGGAGAGGGCAATACAGTTTGTGACACTTCTAACGATGTTTTCAGGAGGATATACCTTATATAGACTGCCATTCTTGATCCTTAAAAAAACCTTGGAGAAAGCTAGCCAGAAGGAAATTTGATATAGAATAAAACAAGCTTTTCTGCATATGATGTCTCTTTTGCTATTTTTTACATATGTATTGGCTATTAATTCACTTGCTGCATGATTTATGATGTTAGAATATTATTTGATGGCTGCTCTTCACCACCAAGGGCTGTTAAACGATTTCACTCATCCAAGGACTTTACTTACATCATGGATGATGAAGGGCTTGAACTGGTGAGAATTTTTCTGGATGCCCAACTCTTTCGCCATTTTAAACTGGCTGCATTTTATTCCATCTGAAATGAGCTTGTGTGCTGTAGGTAAGAAAAGTGAGTTTCTTGTCATTCTAGAACTCTTTATCTTTTGGAGAAAAATaatcatggttttttttttttcacctcaaTATTCCATGAAATTGGCATGCAAAGTTAGTTAGATATCAAGTCTCGCGAAGAAAATCTTAGATTGGCTATCTTGCAACCTTTCCTTCTATGTTAACAGGCTTTCAGTATTCCTCCCACAGTTGACATCTTCCTTCTTAATTGTGTATCATGGACATCTCACAAGAGGTCACACCCTGCATGTGATTCTTGAGAATTTAATGCTTCACTCAAGATATATACTGATGCCAGCATGGCTTGGTGGCCAGTCTTCTTGCATAGGAATTGCTGTCTGTCTGTGTCTATGTTTGAATCTGTTGAATGCATGCGTTGGATGGGTGGCTTTATGTGCTTTATGCACCATGGATGCATCATGAATGTATCTAAAGAATCACCAATTAATTGTAGTTTGATCGATGCCCCAACTTCAGTTACTCTTCCATACATGTCAGCTCTTGAATACCTTATATCTCATCTAAACTTAGGCTACAGTGATGTATTTCACTTAGACAAGTTTTATCATGGACTGTTAATCTTTAACAGAGATCAAATGGCAAAACATCAAAATCATGTCACATTACCTACAAATCTTCTTCAACTACTAAAACCAGAATTTGCTATTGGGTTGGGCAATGAGCAAGGTTCTTTCCTAGCAGGCAACAGTGTTATCTTGACACTTCAAAATGGTCCTCTTGTCTTTCTTTGATGAATCAGTTTTTTTGGTCAATGCTTGGTTAAGTTTGTATCCTTGGTTTGTCTGGATGATGTTGGCAATATTCAAATCAAATGAATATAATTCATGCTCAACTTCTTCTGGAGAAAGAACAGGCTGTAGATCATAGATTTGGAAAACATTTGTCTACAGCACAAGGCCACTCTCGTTGGTGGATTTGGGTATAGGATATACATATATCTCTTTCCTTTCATTATATTCTCATCTAATATAAGCAATTTTTACTGTGTATTCCATCCTTCAGTTTAATTTTCTTACACCAAAAAAATTCAGCAAGCTGTGTAATATTATTGTTCATCAATTCTGTTGATTCAATTCTTATTTTTGATACATTCCATAACATATGCAGAATGCCATGATACATGATATCAATATGCCATTTGGTGGCAACTCTGTGTAATATTATTGTTCATCATTTCTGTTGATTCAATTCTTATTTTTGATACATTCCATAACATATGCAGAATGCCATGATACATGATATCAATATGCCATTTGGTGGCAACTCATCCAAGATACCTTCGAAACCACGGAACACTGTGCATCAATCTGGcaatccaaaaaacaaaaaattcactttCCAAGGCTGCATGCAACCTGATCCCGATGATAATCAAATTGACTACTTTCCAGGTGAAGAGAAGTACCTCTGCAACGATATGGGTAAGAAAAATGGGAAGACATTGAATGgtagtttctttcttttgtgttttcCTTAATGGGTTCttattatttcaattttctagAGATGGAACTGTTAAAAATCTTCAAGCATTTTCTTCTATTCTGTgctcattctctttttcttctattccgTCTTTATTGTATGCAggttattcttttcttctgaaTTTTATAGTCACAGAAATCTAAAATTTATTCGTATGACATATATCAACAGATTTTATCAGCAATTCCAATCCATATAGATCACTTGATGAAACAAAATGGAAAACAGCAGAGTTATAAACTAAGGTTTAGAATGATACCATTTACCAGTTCCTTCAATGGGCAAGTGGTTTGTTTAGTGCCATTTGGTTCGAGAAAGGTGAGCTGGTTGCTCCCGGCAGCTGTTCAGTGTTATTGACCCTATTATTAGGATTGCACCTTATCCCATAAGCCATATGGGATTTCAAAGGAGCTTGCAGATGCCCTGATGAAAAAGTGGAAGACATTGAGATTTTATATAGCTACAGTGATTACTCAAAACCTTTTACATTCTCTCTTATACAATTGCGACTTGTTAAGTTCATGCACATGGTCACATGCAGTAGAATGAGAACTGATCAACCTCATGACTTTGGGTTTTTTCCGTAACAGAGAAGTAATAGGAACTTCGGCACTTCAACAGCGGTAGAATGAGCACTCCTGAGAAATTTACCACAAAACATCAACAAAGTTGCTATCCTGCAACACCTCAATTCTTCATACAttcaaataaaaaggaaactgcATTATGCAGATATCAAAGTCTCATACCACTGATTTATAGGCTAACTCCTAAACTTCCTATTCTTAGCACAACTCACAAATTATAGACTTACCTAAATTTAGACTTGAGAGGAATTTGAAAATAAGAACTTTCCAGAGTTCCAAGAACCAGATGCAACTGTTCTTTAACTAAATAGAAACAGCCGAAAATAGTAACTCAATATGAACTTAATCTAACCAAAACCTCCTACAAAacgaaaaatagaaactagaagcTAACACCTAATCTTATGCTTGTGTCAGTCCCTTCATAATTGGGCTTATAGAATTCTCCCTCTAcaataaaaaacccaaaaatacttggcccatgaccatatagatgattGGGGACTTAAAATTGATTCTGATTAAGCTCCAAATTTGCAGCCTTTGCCTGCATCAATCTCACTGGTTAAATTTCAGCCAGAACAAGCATGCTAAGTGGCAACTGAGTTTAAAGTTTTACAATTCACATAATTAAAAGAATGCCATTTTACTGCAACTGAATCCAGTGGCAATTTTTTAACTGACATGAATTTTAAGGCAATTTGACATTGTGTATTTGGCTTAAACTTGATCGGTTAGATGGGTGTGGGCACTTCTATCACATGGACCAACCCGTGTTTGCTAATATGACAAGTCATCTAAAATCACAAACGGTCATTAAAGCTATTATGATCAATTGATATTACCTTCTATTTTGGGAATTCATTATGAAATGGGCTGTTTCACCTATCATGCTTTTAAATGTGAGACATGTCTCTGAAAAAAGGGGGCCCAAAAAGAAACATTGTGAACCTGCTTTTATCTATTATTATCATCTTTGGAAGCTCCATGGATCTATCAATTGCCTCTTTTGTCAGAGAAACGTTTCATTTCCAAATTCGTGGGATTGAAAATTTCAGTTGTTATAGTGATACAGGagatcttttatttatattgtattttttttttttaatggggtGGGGGAGCTTACTACATTTACATTATACCATATGCTTTGCATTACTTGACTCTGCATGCTAAGCTTCTAGCTTCTTAGTTTTTCAGAACAAATTATGGTATGAATCAAAGTCTTAAAATAGTATTTTCTTGTGTATACCAGCCAAGTATGGGTTCCTAACAGGCAACAATGTTGATGAGAGGAAATATGGTGTACATTGGGGGAGTCGATCCGATCAAACAGATTGTGACTTGGACAATCTATTgggaaatagaaaacaaatccaTCAATCAAGCCCTGCTGATGAAGATTTTTATGTACATTGCATGAGGTTCTCTTTAAATGTGGCTTTTCATGTTTGGATAGGTCATATTCCTCACTTCCATGACTAGTTTATTATATCTGTGCAGAGATGCAGAGAGAGCAGTTAGCCATGTCAACATTTTAGGTGCTTCTCTTTCCTGGATTATGCAAACGACGTCTTTGCTATTTTTCCTACACTCTAGTCAGAATTCCCAGttgcctccccccccccctttctatttttcatattttatggaaataaattattaatgaaAAGGCAAAAACTATACAAATAAGATGCAAAATTTGCAATCCAGAACAGAAACAAAAGGTCAGCTTGTCTCTCTGCTGATCCTTTAGAAATCGCTGTCCACCGGATGCCTTAATAAGTCTTCATGTCTTGGAATCTCTTTGAAGCTACTAACCTTCTCGTAAAGCTACCCAAAACTGGGACCTACAAAAATAACTTCTGCGTAATGATCTCACCCAGCTCACATCACAGCTACCCAAACTCTGTTGCAATAGTTTATTTGctaggaaacaaataaaagaaaaactatttTGTGCCTTGTGGACAGCAACAAGTCACCTGTATTACAGTTTGCTTTCTGCTAGGttttcatgaaaaataaaaaagagaaggaaatattGGATGTTGCCTATATTCACATGACCTGAAAGACTGAAATGGAGTACAGGGAGTTTCTTCTTgcctctttatttctttacttcttctGCTAAAAAAGAGGGGACagcttttgttcttggatttgTTATTTTGTGCTTCTTCGCTTATGCGTGATTTATATGCttgtagttttcagaaaagataACTTGCTTGATTTATTGAATGGCTCTTTTGAGTTGTTTCTTGCCttacaaatctctctctctctctctctctactgaaTAGAGaactcttattattattatgctaTTAGCTCCCAGGGGAAGGCATGTGAGCTCTATGTACATGTGTGTTTGGCCATGGAGCACAAAATAAATCCTCTCCCTAAAGAATTGTTTGTGGACTATTTATATGCCCTTTCCACCAAATGTAGCCTACTAATGCCTTTGCATCACAATAATGATTATATTGCTTTTGATATCTGTTCTCTTATATATGACAGATTAATTTGCAAAACTTAGACTAATGGTTTGCGTTTGCAGTCTTCAGCACTACTTACTGATTCTAGATTTTcagattttctttctttcttgttgaGAAATGTGCCATGCCCTTTAATCAGTCTTTTCTTGACTGTGGGGAACCAGGGCCACCTTCTCTGCATTCTGAGGACCCTGCATCGGACAAAGAATATTTCTGTGTGTCAAAAGATAAGCCAAGGTACATTGGATTTTTCGGAGGAACTATAACAGTAGGCTTCGTTTGGCTGCAAGGGGAactaaagggaagtgaagtgaaaagTTAAAATACAAATTACACGTAAAATgtgtcattactaaatatgatttttcagAGGGACTATAACAGTAGGCTtcatttggccatagagaatggcATTATTATTAATACTCATCCTTACTGATGGATGGGCAGGTACACTTCATTGGATGCAAATTGGGACTTTGGCACTTGTACCGATCAACCAGCTTGGTCTTTCATGACAGAAGATGCAGTGGATAGCATGAGTTTATTAAGGTACTTTTGGGTTCTATTGTTTGGTGTTATCTTATTTGCCTCTGCTATGTTATGTACTTAGGTCCTGGATTTATTCTAATTGATATTcgtttctctctccctttcttgaATGCATTACAGTGAAGAGTCATGCTCATCCAGTGCAGGTTCTTTCTATTGATTGTGAATAGATAATTTGATGATGCAAACTACacattttttaatgtataaaaACTGACATCTTTTAATTCTAGTGAGGGGTGACAAATGTTATAATTCTGCACCAAACTCAAGTAGGATGAAAAAAAGAATGCCAAGGCAGGGAAATGATGTCTGCAGGAGCTCAGAAAACAACTATGGTGTTGAGAATCTTTATGCAGAAGAAACACAGAACCAAAACAAGGATGAAATTCAGCATGGAAACAATGTGGAAGTTCCAGGAAAGTACCCAAGTGTGCCAAAACAGATGAGGTCTAAACTAGAGGATTACTCAAAAGAGCTGTACACTGTCCAGGAAAATCCAAGACAGCAACCAAGATGGCCATTTGTGGATGAATATTCTTCTGCTGATAAAGATTTAGGTCTTGGTTCTTTCTGCACTGCAGAAGCAGAACCCATGTCTTTGGACTTAGAGTTCTTCTCAGAGGATCGTTTTAACATATCATCATCCTCAAAGCGATCCAAATTTGATGTTACTTCAAAGTGTGCATATGCTACCAATGAAAAAGCTGCGGTCCAGCAACCTCCCAGTCCTAAGAATTCTTATGGTTCCCCCATTTTCTCAAACACAGAATCCAGTTCAAAGAAGCCAGATGTATCTCCAGCTGCCAGAACGGAAGGCAAGCCTCCAGATTCATCTGATGCTGTCGATTTTTTAGAATGTATAGAGGTTCAGGATGTGTCTAGGTGGGAAAGTATCAGCAAATATCATGAAGAGAAATCAGAATTTCAGCACACATACTGTGGAAATTTTTTTGAGGAGATACAAAAAGAGATTTCCATGGGGAAGTTTGAGCTAACCTCAGAAAAtgataaagtgtcaagtgacataGAACCTAATGACAACTGTGGTGAATGCAATGTGGCAAATGATAATACTCGGGAGCAAATATTGAAGTCAAAGACAAGTTCTCCTGACCATGCAGAGGACAATTCATCAAGTATAAAGGATAAACCCGGCAAGCTTGAGGAAACTACAGATGTAAAGAAGTAAGTTAATGGCTTCTGCACTGCCTTTTCCTATTCCTCATGGATATTGTTAATGCTTAATGTCTTCCTCAATGCTTAATGTTTATTGTTGTTTTCAGATGTCAATTTGATGCTCTAGTTCATCTTGCTTCTCCAAATTGGACTAAAGGTTtggtctctctctttctctctctctctctctctctctctttcttatggGGGTGGGGTGATGAGTAGGGGATGTTTACTGGGATGTGTTTCCAATTTATCTAACTCAGTTCTGACATGATTTATTAAGTCCGAAATTTGTTTTATTGAGCTATGGCTGCAGAAAAAGATCCATCTAGACCCAAGAGAAGGAATACTGAGGGTAATGGGCAAAATGGTAATGTTAGCCCAACTTACCAGATCATGCTTCAAAGCTATGTTCAGCTCCTCTGTGTGCAGAAAGGTGCTAAAAGAGGCAAATGAGCACGTCAGTTTGAAGAAAGCTTAATGCTTTATTCATACCTTCCTCTTTTTGATTGACAAGGTAGGGCTATCAGAAATTATGGAACCAAGACATTGTGCTTTAGTAATATGAACTGAATGATTTTCAGAGCCCTATAATTGCCTACCTGAGGATCCAGAAATCACATGTAACATTTTGTAGAAAGGAATCTCCCAGCAGTGCAGCACATTACTATCTTAGATTTACTTTTGGACTCAGGGAAAGCAGATCAAAAACTCAAAATCTAATGGGCTTCACCCCTTGGTTGGAAGGTTACATTTTGATGACTCTTCAAATATCATAACAGTACCCAAAATAACAATTCCTTCCACTTAAACACCTGTCTTACCTGCCCACAGCTGATcatatataaatgaaaatttctCAGCCAAAGCAAATGGGTCTTTATCAACTatcattcttcattttctatAAACTGATACATGGCTGTTCATGTTAAAGTTGTAAATTCTTCATGtctctttctttgtttattgGAAGATTTTACCTTCCAAGATAAAGCTTCCCACCGCATGACTTGTTAATCTTCATCATATGACATCTCAATTTCTTTACATCTGACTGTTGAAGGGGCTTTAGAATGAATTCTTGTGCTCCTTCCTCTAAGCACCTGTACAGAAAAACCGCAGTACCGCACAATCCAGATACATTGTtatgaaatatattaaaatgCATAGAATGTGAAAAGGATCCTTAAGAGAAATGAGGACTACTTCTTGATTCGAGTTGGGATGTTGTCAGATGATACAATCACAACTGGAATTTCCTTCATGGTAGATGATTCCT is part of the Macadamia integrifolia cultivar HAES 741 chromosome 9, SCU_Mint_v3, whole genome shotgun sequence genome and encodes:
- the LOC122089476 gene encoding uncharacterized protein LOC122089476 — its product is MLQWMGGSRRKVTTSRKSTEKRQRQYFEQRKRQKQTAELGNFSDEMIPCGQQVQLHDKPQSLDILSLLNLKRVTEESNSGCTTAKENPVINDSPVYLKCGMPSIPKKVSRRQSVDLKEAKNVPSNRQLDTESPKNFPSPSNYSSDGNGDKLDYWRTATENQLSILDVLGDDGPNSNAEESPIREAHVAFSVEGLGIVGMETPVCSPRPSGRILFDGCSSPPRAVKRFHSSKDFTYIMDDEGLELNAMIHDINMPFGGNSSKIPSKPRNTVHQSGNPKNKKFTFQGCMQPDPDDNQIDYFPGEEKYLCNDMAKYGFLTGNNVDERKYGVHWGSRSDQTDCDLDNLLGNRKQIHQSSPADEDFYVHCMRDAERAVSHVNILGPPSLHSEDPASDKEYFCVSKDKPRYTSLDANWDFGTCTDQPAWSFMTEDAVDSMSLLSEESCSSSAVRGDKCYNSAPNSSRMKKRMPRQGNDVCRSSENNYGVENLYAEETQNQNKDEIQHGNNVEVPGKYPSVPKQMRSKLEDYSKELYTVQENPRQQPRWPFVDEYSSADKDLGLGSFCTAEAEPMSLDLEFFSEDRFNISSSSKRSKFDVTSKCAYATNEKAAVQQPPSPKNSYGSPIFSNTESSSKKPDVSPAARTEGKPPDSSDAVDFLECIEVQDVSRWESISKYHEEKSEFQHTYCGNFFEEIQKEISMGKFELTSENDKVSSDIEPNDNCGECNVANDNTREQILKSKTSSPDHAEDNSSSIKDKPGKLEETTDVKKCQFDALVHLASPNWTKEKDPSRPKRRNTEGNGQNGNVSPTYQIMLQSYVQLLCVQKGAKRGK